A genomic region of Haliotis asinina isolate JCU_RB_2024 chromosome 1, JCU_Hal_asi_v2, whole genome shotgun sequence contains the following coding sequences:
- the LOC137281106 gene encoding 2-(3-amino-3-carboxypropyl)histidine synthase subunit 1-like codes for MSAPTKHDVSGPVVVSANSNRKVFGGGKGPTRRVAHQIPDEILNDPKIQAAVKTLPSNYNFEIYKTIWKIRFSDAKRVALQFPEGLLLFACTIADIIERFTNADTLIMGDVTYGACCVDDFTAKALGADLMVHYGHSCLVPIDRTEGIQMLYVFVDIKIDTLHFLDTVRYNFQPGAKLALVSTIQFVAALQGASQDLKSDYQVTIPQSKPLSPGEILGCTSPRLQDIDSIIYLGDGRFHLESIMISNPDIPAYRYDPYDKKFTREYYDTPRMHQVRQEAIASAARAKKIGVVLGTLGRQGSPKILEHMQEKIQSSGRHFITVLLSELYPDKLKLFHDVDAWVQVACPRLSIDWGAFFDKPVLSPYEMSVAMKSTEWQEVYPMDFYANDSLGAWTVNNEANRPPRLQRRKPPGNTVTTTDQATKTVPSLDTTKEKCTGTENFPETCQKSEENCEDAGIKTFMTQDVSVSTGKTVNDCTNCECKS; via the exons ATGTCCGCTCCCACGAAACACGATGTTTCTGGACCTGTTGTCGTCAGCGCCAACAGCAACAGGAAAGTTTTCGGTGGGGGAAAAG gtCCTACTAGACGTGTAGCTCACCAGATCCCAGATGAAATATTGAATGATCCGAAAATACAAGCTGCAGTTAAAACA TTACCTTCAAACTATAACTTCGAGATCTACAAGACAATATGGAAGATTCGGTTCTCAGATGCAAAGAGAGTTGCACTGCAATTCCCTGAAGGGTTACTGCTGTTTGCATGTACTATAGCAGACATCATTGAACG ATTTACCAATGCTGACACACTGATCatgggtgatgtgacatatggtGCGTGTTGTGTTGATGACTTCACTGCCAAGGCTCTTGGTGCAGATCTCATGGTGCACTATGGTCACAGCTGTCTAG TGCCAATAGATCGCACGGAGGGGATACAGATGCTGTATGTGTTTGTAGACATCAAGATTGACACTCTTCACTTCCTGGACACTGTGCGCTATAACTTCCAGCCTGGCGCCAAATTGGCGCTAGTCAGTACCATACAGTTTGTGGCAGCACTACAG GGCGCCAGCCAGGACCTGAAGTCTGACTACCAGGTGACCATTCCACAGTCGAAGCCCTTGTCACCAGGGGAGATCCTTGGCTGCACATCACCACGGTTACAAGACATCGATTCCATCAT CTACCTGGGAGATGGCCGGTTCCACCTGGAGTCTATCATGATATCCAACCCAGATATACCTGCATACAG ATATGATCCATATGATAAGAAGTTTACACGTGAGTACTACGATACTCCCAGAATGCATCAGGTCAGGCAGGAAGCTATTGCCAGTGCAGCACGAGCGAAGAAGATTGGAGTTGTGCTTGGCACACTGGGAAGGCAGGGGTCACCAAAGATTTTAGAG CACATGCAGGAGAAGATCCAGTCGTCAGGCAGACACTTCATCACTGTACTGCTGTCTGAACTCTACCCAGACAAGCTAAAGCTGTTTCATGATGTAGATGC GTGGGTGCAGGTGGCCTGTCCAAGGCTCTCTATAGACTGGGGAGCATTCTTTGACAAACCGGTTCTCTCTCCATACGAG ATGTCGGTAGCAATGAAGTCTACTGAATGGCAAGAGGTGTACCCAATGGACTTCTATGCCAACGACAGTCTGGGTGCCTGGACAGTCAACAATGAGGCCAACAGACCACCACGACTCCAGCGACGGAAACCACCTGGAAATACTGTGACTACCACTGACCAGGCGACAAAGACTGTGCCATCCTTGGACACAACAAAAGAGAAGTGCACAGGGACTGAAAACTTCCCTGAGACATGTCAGAAGTCAGAAGAGAACTGTGAAGATGCAGGGATAAAGACATTCATGACACAAGATGTGTCTGTTTCTACTGGCAAGACAGTGAATGATTGCACAAACTGTGAGTGTAAGTCATGA